One Acidicapsa ligni genomic region harbors:
- a CDS encoding SDR family oxidoreductase translates to MPQKVAFITGGNRGLGFQTALDLKSPETKVIIGSRDLKQGEDALAKLRTAGVDADVIKFDMTNLSDHKAAYDYFNSKYDRLDILINNAGIAGGKFPGNGPEHSASDVPLDLLHKVFETNFFSQVALTKSLLPLIKKSPAGRIVNLSSILGSLTLNADPNSFIYNYKTFAYSASKAALNDFTVHLAYELRDTNIKVNSAHPGWVKTDMGGDQAPMEIGEGGKTSAELATLPVDGPTGGFFHLGQPLPW, encoded by the coding sequence ATGCCTCAGAAAGTCGCATTTATTACCGGTGGAAACCGCGGCCTTGGTTTTCAGACCGCTCTCGATCTTAAATCCCCGGAAACCAAAGTCATCATCGGCTCCCGCGACCTTAAGCAAGGCGAAGACGCCCTCGCAAAGTTGCGGACCGCAGGCGTAGACGCCGATGTGATCAAGTTTGACATGACCAATTTATCCGACCACAAAGCTGCCTACGACTACTTCAATTCCAAGTACGATCGCCTCGATATCCTTATCAACAACGCTGGCATCGCAGGGGGCAAATTCCCCGGTAACGGCCCCGAGCACAGTGCGTCCGATGTTCCTCTCGACCTGCTTCACAAAGTATTCGAGACGAATTTCTTCTCTCAGGTGGCGCTCACGAAGTCCTTGCTTCCTCTCATCAAGAAGAGCCCCGCAGGCCGTATTGTTAACCTGTCTAGTATTCTCGGTTCACTCACTTTGAATGCCGATCCTAACTCTTTCATCTATAACTACAAGACATTCGCGTACAGCGCCTCCAAAGCTGCGTTAAACGACTTCACGGTCCACCTCGCATACGAACTGCGCGATACCAATATTAAGGTGAACTCCGCGCATCCAGGATGGGTGAAGACTGACATGGGCGGCGATCAAGCTCCAATGGAAATTGGCGAAGGCGGCAAGACTAGCGCTGAGCTTGCAACGCTTCCCGTCGACGGCCCCACCGGCGGTTTCTTCCACCTCGGACAACCGCTCCCGTGGTGA
- a CDS encoding response regulator, with translation MNDALLVSVVDDDLSIREALPVLLRQLGYEAKAFRSAEEFLGSGCVASTHCLLLDIQMPGMNGPQLHTELKLRHRPISVIFITAHWDDAICSRMLELGAVACLSKPFSDTMLIKALNSTLQRCGATSGNNRVD, from the coding sequence ATGAATGATGCCTTACTCGTGTCTGTGGTCGATGATGATTTATCAATCCGCGAAGCATTACCCGTCCTTCTTCGCCAACTCGGATATGAAGCGAAGGCGTTCCGTTCGGCTGAAGAGTTTCTTGGGTCCGGATGTGTCGCATCTACTCACTGTCTGCTTCTGGATATCCAGATGCCGGGTATGAATGGACCCCAGCTTCACACTGAACTTAAACTCAGGCATCGACCTATCTCGGTGATATTCATTACCGCGCACTGGGACGACGCTATCTGCTCTCGCATGCTTGAGCTGGGCGCTGTGGCATGCCTTTCAAAGCCATTTAGTGACACGATGCTAATAAAAGCATTGAATTCGACCCTACAACGGTGCGGCGCGACATCCGGCAACAACCGTGTTGATTGA
- a CDS encoding serine hydrolase domain-containing protein has translation MEGIAKVQNINLPRRKLVVAAAIGGLLKLLPSNAFAQIASQGAGSQWDRAAAFDAAIDKIISSQKIVGLTVVAAKSGHVVYERTAGFGDREAKRVVGPNEIYRIASMTKALVCVTGLSFIEKGKLSLEDPVSKWLPYFMPKTQDGKQPVITIRHLMTHTAGLTYGFLEPEDGIYHKLGVSDGLDNGELTLEENLRRLASAPLLYEPGTSWGYSLAIDVLGGVIEQVAQASLQDAVKTTITDPLGLDSLKFSVPKGTVVATAYADSQTPPVRMTDSFRFKFGKGAIVYSPSRAFNNKAFPSGGVGMVGTARDYLKFVETIRMGGGRIITPKSAAAFTTNALGDLPMSMGGPGFGWGLGVAVLKDPSAAGLRLGPGSWNWSGVYGTNFWVDPVAELSVVALTNTAIGGMAGSLPGDLRHAAYNG, from the coding sequence ATGGAAGGCATAGCTAAGGTTCAAAATATCAATTTGCCACGTCGCAAACTCGTAGTCGCTGCGGCAATCGGAGGGTTATTGAAATTGTTACCGTCCAATGCGTTCGCGCAAATAGCTTCTCAGGGCGCAGGATCGCAGTGGGACCGTGCAGCGGCTTTTGATGCCGCGATCGACAAAATCATAAGCTCACAAAAGATTGTCGGTCTCACGGTTGTTGCTGCGAAAAGCGGCCACGTCGTCTACGAACGTACAGCCGGCTTCGGAGATCGTGAGGCCAAACGTGTCGTAGGACCTAATGAGATCTACAGAATCGCGTCAATGACGAAGGCCCTTGTTTGTGTAACCGGTCTCTCTTTCATTGAAAAGGGAAAGCTATCCTTGGAAGATCCCGTTTCCAAGTGGCTGCCGTATTTTATGCCGAAGACGCAAGATGGAAAACAACCAGTTATCACTATCCGCCACTTGATGACGCATACGGCTGGTCTAACCTATGGCTTTCTTGAGCCGGAGGATGGCATTTATCACAAGCTTGGAGTGTCGGATGGTCTTGATAATGGAGAACTGACGCTTGAGGAAAATCTTCGCCGGTTGGCCTCAGCGCCCCTTCTTTACGAGCCCGGCACCAGTTGGGGCTACTCGCTGGCGATTGACGTTCTGGGCGGAGTTATCGAACAAGTCGCTCAAGCAAGCCTTCAGGATGCGGTCAAGACAACGATCACAGATCCTCTGGGTTTGGATAGTTTGAAATTTAGCGTGCCTAAAGGGACTGTTGTAGCCACCGCTTATGCAGACTCTCAGACACCGCCGGTCCGGATGACCGACTCTTTTCGATTCAAATTTGGTAAAGGAGCAATTGTGTATTCTCCGTCTCGTGCCTTCAATAACAAAGCTTTTCCTTCAGGCGGAGTCGGAATGGTTGGTACGGCGCGAGATTATCTGAAGTTTGTCGAAACAATCAGGATGGGCGGCGGACGCATTATTACTCCTAAATCAGCGGCAGCATTTACGACTAATGCATTGGGCGACCTGCCTATGAGTATGGGAGGCCCGGGCTTCGGTTGGGGGCTTGGAGTCGCGGTTCTTAAGGACCCCTCTGCAGCGGGACTTCGGTTGGGTCCAGGGTCGTGGAACTGGTCGGGCGTATACGGAACAAATTTCTGGGTCGATCCGGTCGCCGAGTTGTCAGTTGTAGCACTTACGAATACAGCTATCGGAGGTATGGCTGGGTCTCTGCCAGGAGACCTTCGGCATGCAGCCTACAACGGCTAA
- a CDS encoding YceI family protein, with translation MTTAATQSSPTTVWKMDPAHSRAEFKIRHMMISNVKGSFSGLSGTLLENTTDHSWSEIDASIDISTLNTGDAQRDTHLKSVDFFHQEQHPAMTFKSTTVEKKGNEEYSVTGDLTIHGITKVVTFAVEGPSAPGKDPYGNTRIGLSATTKINRKDFGLTWNAALETGGVLVGEDVQIVLDVQFIRA, from the coding sequence ATGACGACCGCAGCAACGCAATCAAGCCCAACGACTGTCTGGAAAATGGATCCCGCGCACTCTCGTGCAGAATTCAAAATCAGACATATGATGATCTCGAACGTGAAGGGTAGCTTTAGCGGCCTAAGCGGAACACTCCTTGAGAATACGACTGATCATTCTTGGAGCGAGATCGATGCGTCAATTGATATCAGCACATTGAACACAGGAGACGCACAACGTGACACTCATCTCAAGAGCGTCGACTTCTTCCATCAGGAACAGCATCCGGCGATGACCTTCAAGTCAACGACGGTTGAAAAGAAGGGGAATGAAGAATATTCCGTTACGGGCGATCTTACGATCCACGGCATTACAAAAGTGGTGACATTTGCAGTCGAAGGTCCCAGTGCGCCAGGAAAAGATCCATACGGCAACACCCGAATCGGTCTATCGGCGACAACGAAGATCAACCGGAAAGACTTTGGCCTGACATGGAACGCTGCCCTTGAAACAGGAGGAGTTTTGGTTGGGGAAGACGTGCAGATAGTTCTCGATGTCCAATTCATCAGAGCGTAG
- a CDS encoding LysR family transcriptional regulator produces the protein MALPEVRLLQAAIAVAKDLNFSRAADRLHIGQSTLSKQIYELENQLGFRLFNRTHQSVELTDAGRAFVEEAREAILHTERAVTVATAVFNGADEILNLGKSSYTDPFLVSTLLSIRLPLFPGMRIKQWSNYSNELARHVISGDLDAAITTGIPETPKLSLLRLADNPFYIAMSIDDLLVDHREISMEQMQGRNWILLSRHANPYLYDLILLAGSDKNVRPKDIFHVMSPEEVSELILEHQALAFLPRSAAWRISRDGITMRPLSEQNLRLVTNLAVRSDTKSRLVKEFVRATSRKIDNLGHKIQSRLPLTG, from the coding sequence ATGGCTCTTCCCGAAGTTCGCTTACTTCAAGCCGCTATCGCTGTGGCGAAAGACTTGAATTTCTCGCGTGCCGCCGACCGCTTGCATATCGGTCAGTCCACGCTGAGCAAACAAATTTATGAACTGGAAAACCAGTTGGGATTTCGGCTCTTCAATCGCACCCACCAATCTGTCGAGTTGACCGACGCTGGACGTGCGTTCGTCGAAGAGGCGCGTGAAGCGATTTTGCACACCGAGCGTGCCGTTACAGTAGCAACCGCCGTCTTTAACGGTGCTGATGAAATTTTGAATCTAGGAAAGTCTTCCTATACCGATCCATTTCTCGTTTCCACTTTGTTATCCATCCGTTTGCCACTATTTCCCGGGATGAGGATTAAGCAGTGGAGCAACTATTCAAACGAATTGGCGCGCCATGTAATTTCAGGGGATCTGGACGCAGCTATCACAACCGGAATTCCCGAGACACCTAAACTTAGCCTATTGCGTCTAGCCGACAATCCGTTTTACATCGCCATGTCAATAGACGATCTTCTGGTGGATCATCGAGAAATTTCGATGGAGCAAATGCAGGGACGGAACTGGATACTACTCAGTCGTCATGCAAATCCGTACCTGTACGATTTGATTCTGCTCGCTGGCTCCGATAAGAATGTACGTCCGAAAGACATCTTTCACGTTATGAGCCCTGAAGAGGTATCCGAGCTCATTTTGGAGCATCAAGCGCTTGCATTTCTTCCGCGAAGCGCGGCATGGCGCATCTCGCGTGACGGCATAACTATGAGGCCGTTGTCAGAACAAAATCTTCGCCTAGTGACAAATCTTGCAGTTCGCTCCGATACCAAATCACGTCTCGTGAAAGAGTTTGTTCGAGCCACGTCGCGCAAGATCGATAACCTCGGTCACAAAATTCAGTCAAGATTGCCACTCACCGGATGA
- a CDS encoding helix-turn-helix domain-containing protein — MAQTHYLLDAKEAAQILRMDKRTLVRWARLGQIPAHPMGEGKRKLWRFVEHELLQWVEARRINCERRPPTSTMGVAINAHARRTA, encoded by the coding sequence ATGGCTCAGACTCATTACCTGCTTGACGCAAAGGAAGCTGCACAGATTCTTCGGATGGATAAGCGAACGCTGGTTCGCTGGGCACGTCTTGGTCAAATTCCAGCCCACCCGATGGGAGAGGGCAAACGGAAGCTGTGGCGCTTTGTAGAGCATGAGCTGCTGCAGTGGGTGGAAGCCCGAAGAATCAACTGTGAACGACGTCCGCCCACGAGTACCATGGGAGTAGCCATCAACGCTCATGCTAGGAGAACAGCATGA
- a CDS encoding tyrosine-type recombinase/integrase, with product MSRFQQGSLLKQKRKSGPDVWVFRWYDETSGKRTYKKRNLGTVRDLPSRRDAEQAVADFRANINVEVRVPITVSELIAHYRKHELTADKKAFATIESTSIYLTNHIAPKWGEKWLSDVRTVEVEEWLHALPYAPATKSKVRNIMSAVFNHAIRYEWTHRNPITKVRASSKRLREPDVLTPGEFSALVEELPLRVKAMVILAGSTGLRRSELVALTWRDVDPLLMQINVLRSCVRGRFGDTKTEASRKPVPLHTSVVECLDVWRKESRYNGEDDFLFPSLRNEGRTPVTPDMILKKIIRPALVRAKIMGKRIGWHSFRHSLATNLRAAGADLKTAQELLRHANSRITLDLYTRAISANKREANNKVMEMVIEAGKTRLSAPSPAPSQREPLMLEGSKKGAGNSQHPSAPSRVKTKIVTVP from the coding sequence ATGAGTCGGTTTCAACAAGGAAGTCTCTTGAAACAAAAGCGCAAGAGCGGGCCGGACGTATGGGTGTTTCGCTGGTATGACGAGACCAGTGGCAAACGCACATACAAGAAACGTAATCTCGGGACGGTGAGAGATCTTCCGTCGCGCCGGGATGCGGAGCAGGCCGTCGCCGACTTTCGCGCCAACATCAATGTCGAGGTCAGAGTTCCTATCACGGTCTCTGAACTCATAGCCCACTATCGCAAACACGAGCTGACTGCCGACAAAAAGGCATTCGCCACTATTGAGTCAACCTCGATCTATCTGACGAACCACATCGCTCCGAAATGGGGCGAAAAGTGGTTATCCGATGTTCGGACCGTGGAAGTCGAAGAGTGGCTGCACGCCCTGCCGTACGCTCCAGCGACAAAGAGCAAAGTCCGGAACATCATGTCCGCAGTGTTCAACCATGCCATCCGGTATGAGTGGACGCATCGCAACCCCATCACCAAGGTCCGGGCCTCGTCAAAGCGCCTGCGCGAACCGGATGTTCTGACACCTGGCGAATTTTCCGCCCTAGTGGAAGAACTACCGCTGCGTGTAAAAGCGATGGTAATCCTGGCTGGGAGTACGGGGTTGCGGCGGTCGGAACTGGTTGCCCTCACATGGCGAGATGTCGATCCGCTCCTGATGCAGATCAACGTCCTTCGTTCATGTGTGCGGGGTCGCTTCGGAGATACGAAAACCGAGGCCAGCCGCAAACCCGTTCCACTGCACACGTCGGTCGTCGAATGCCTCGATGTCTGGAGGAAGGAATCCCGCTACAACGGCGAGGACGATTTTCTCTTTCCATCGCTTCGGAATGAGGGAAGAACGCCGGTCACTCCCGACATGATTCTGAAGAAGATCATTCGCCCCGCACTCGTCCGGGCGAAAATCATGGGCAAAAGGATCGGATGGCACAGCTTCCGTCACTCTTTGGCAACCAACCTGAGAGCGGCTGGAGCCGACCTGAAGACAGCCCAGGAACTCCTGCGTCACGCGAACTCGCGGATCACTCTCGATCTCTACACACGAGCGATCTCAGCGAACAAACGTGAGGCCAACAATAAAGTGATGGAGATGGTAATTGAGGCCGGCAAGACTAGGCTTTCAGCACCCTCGCCAGCACCCTCGCAAAGGGAACCGCTGATGTTGGAAGGCAGCAAAAAAGGTGCCGGAAACTCTCAGCACCCTTCAGCACCCTCGCGGGTTAAAACTAAGATTGTCACTGTGCCATAA
- a CDS encoding IclR family transcriptional regulator, with the protein MRDTPPQGTYKVQALDRAFAVLDLLGESDVPLGLAQVASSLSLHKSTAHRFLMVLERHHMVERTVNGKFRLGLRLFDFGNRAIEQYDLRDRAQPHLRKLVNETEETAHLCILEQAHVIYLDKIEPARSVRMITRVGASNPVHCTSVGKAILAFLPEERIVEVIRRTRFERFTHRTIATAEALRAEIEKTRRRGYAVDDEELEEGLRCIAVPVLDAQRQPIAAVSISGPSFRVTAQKLPAIANNLLQCVRGISMDMGFVSAIRNSRVS; encoded by the coding sequence TTGCGAGACACCCCGCCGCAGGGAACATACAAAGTTCAGGCCCTAGACCGCGCATTTGCAGTACTTGATTTGTTGGGCGAGAGTGATGTTCCTCTTGGCTTGGCACAGGTTGCCTCATCGCTGAGCCTGCACAAGAGCACAGCTCATCGTTTTTTGATGGTTTTGGAACGACACCACATGGTGGAAAGAACGGTGAACGGCAAGTTTCGCCTTGGACTGCGGCTGTTCGATTTTGGAAACCGTGCCATCGAACAATATGACCTGCGGGATCGCGCTCAGCCTCATCTTCGCAAGCTGGTCAATGAGACCGAGGAGACTGCTCATCTCTGCATCCTGGAGCAGGCACATGTCATTTATCTGGATAAAATCGAGCCAGCGCGTTCGGTTCGAATGATCACTAGAGTTGGTGCGAGCAATCCGGTGCATTGCACCTCCGTTGGTAAAGCTATTCTGGCGTTTTTGCCTGAAGAACGCATTGTTGAAGTGATCCGCCGTACCCGCTTCGAGCGGTTTACGCATCGTACTATCGCCACCGCTGAAGCTCTTCGCGCTGAGATCGAAAAGACGCGTCGCCGCGGATATGCGGTCGATGATGAAGAGTTGGAGGAAGGGTTGCGATGCATCGCAGTTCCGGTGCTCGATGCGCAGCGACAACCTATTGCCGCCGTCAGCATTTCCGGTCCGTCCTTCCGCGTGACGGCGCAAAAGCTACCTGCGATTGCGAATAATTTACTGCAGTGCGTGCGCGGAATCTCTATGGATATGGGCTTTGTGTCTGCGATACGTAACTCGCGCGTTAGCTAG
- a CDS encoding APC family permease: protein MSSKQDEVSMNQPASLKRSLRFWDLILYGIILIQPTAPMPSYGVISAEAHGHVVTAILLAMIAMLFTSVSYGRMARVHPHGGSAFLYVGKEIHSSLGYLTGWCMVMDYILNPLICMIWCSKAAINFLPEVPYVIWVCLFALLFTTLNCNGMETSAKINAGMALVLGIVIILVLIAALRYLLHLPTYPAGFLTHPFYDPSTFTSSGLLRGTSIAVLTYIGFDGISTLSDEAKDPSRNVPRAIVWTCIVTGMLASIEVYVGQLAWPQSKVFPDIDTAYVYISGRVGGPALFTIVNGALLLATIGSGMASQLGAARLMLAMGQDGALPKRFFGAVHPKNRIPRNNVLLIGGICLVGALCFSYQLGTELLNYGALLAFMGVNVAAILNAWRQGRLKEWFPILLGVCGFATCCFLWFNLGHLARVVGTVWAVIGIGLWLLRKRYMKLPGDGVEASV from the coding sequence ATGTCATCCAAGCAGGACGAAGTCTCCATGAATCAGCCGGCAAGCTTGAAACGGAGTCTTCGTTTCTGGGATCTCATCCTTTACGGGATCATCCTTATTCAACCGACGGCTCCTATGCCTAGCTACGGCGTTATCTCTGCCGAGGCGCATGGGCATGTCGTTACAGCGATCTTGCTGGCAATGATAGCGATGCTTTTCACGTCTGTAAGCTACGGACGAATGGCAAGAGTCCATCCGCACGGCGGTTCGGCCTTTCTTTATGTAGGCAAGGAGATTCATTCCAGCCTTGGCTATCTAACCGGCTGGTGCATGGTCATGGATTACATTCTCAATCCATTGATATGCATGATTTGGTGCAGCAAAGCTGCCATCAATTTTCTGCCAGAGGTACCGTATGTTATCTGGGTGTGTTTGTTCGCATTGCTCTTTACTACACTGAATTGCAATGGCATGGAGACGTCGGCCAAGATCAACGCAGGCATGGCACTTGTACTTGGTATAGTAATCATTCTCGTACTCATCGCAGCCCTGCGTTATCTTCTCCATCTACCGACATATCCTGCTGGATTTCTGACACATCCGTTCTATGACCCATCAACCTTTACGTCGTCAGGACTACTGCGAGGTACATCTATAGCGGTGCTTACCTACATTGGATTTGACGGCATTTCCACTTTGTCAGACGAGGCAAAAGATCCGTCACGGAATGTCCCGCGCGCGATTGTATGGACATGCATTGTTACTGGAATGCTCGCTAGCATTGAAGTATATGTTGGACAGCTTGCATGGCCCCAGAGCAAGGTGTTTCCCGATATAGATACAGCATATGTCTATATATCCGGCCGTGTGGGTGGCCCGGCATTGTTCACAATTGTGAATGGTGCGCTGTTATTAGCGACAATCGGTTCTGGCATGGCTTCACAGCTCGGAGCTGCCCGTCTCATGCTTGCGATGGGGCAGGATGGCGCGCTTCCTAAGCGATTCTTCGGAGCGGTCCATCCCAAGAACCGGATTCCTCGTAACAATGTGCTTCTCATTGGCGGCATATGTCTGGTTGGAGCTCTTTGCTTCAGCTATCAGCTCGGAACAGAACTCCTGAATTACGGTGCATTGCTTGCTTTTATGGGAGTAAACGTCGCTGCAATACTGAATGCCTGGCGACAGGGAAGACTGAAGGAATGGTTTCCTATTCTGCTTGGGGTTTGCGGCTTCGCCACCTGCTGTTTCCTCTGGTTCAATCTTGGGCATCTCGCTCGTGTAGTAGGAACCGTGTGGGCTGTTATCGGCATTGGCTTATGGCTACTTCGAAAGCGATACATGAAGCTACCCGGTGACGGCGTCGAAGCCTCTGTGTAA